The DNA window GTGGACCGCCCCGACCTGGTCGGTGCGGCCTGGGACGAGGCGCTCGCCGCGAACCGCCCCTGCGTGCTGGAGGCGGTGGTCGACGCCGCGGTGCCACTGGCGCCGCCGGAGCCGGCCTTCGCCGACCTGCGCAGCCTGTACGCCAACGGGGAGGCCGCCCGGCGGGTCCGCGAGCAGGTGGAGCTCACCGTGAACGCGGAGGGCCTCGTTTAGGCGTAGCCCGCCGGGGCATCAGTAGCGGCCCGAGGACGCTGGAGGTCACATGCCGGAGCCCGCCGATCGTCGCTACGGCCCCGCGCCCCTACCGCAGCCGCGCGGTCCGCTCTCCGCGGCGGTGGCCGGGGCCCTGCGGCGTCCGCCGCACGACCTGCCGCCGGGCCTCGGCGCCGACCTCGACCCGGCGGACCCGCTCGCCGACGAGGATCTCCAGCTGACCCTGTTCCTCTGCTACGAGCTGCACTACCGGGGCTGGCGCGGGGTGGATGAGGGCTGGGAGTGGCAACCGACGCTGCTGGCCCTGCGGGCCCGTGCCGAGCGGCCCTTCGAGGCGGCGCTGCGCCGGCTGGCCGCCCCGCCGCCGCTGCCGCCCGCCGGGGTGGCGGCGGGCCTGACCGACCTGGTCGCGGCCGACGACGGGCCCACGCTGGCGGCCACCCTCCAGCGGCGTGCCGACCTCGCCCAGTTCCGCGAGTTCGTCGCCCACCGCTCGATCTACCACCTGCGCGAGGCGGATCCGCACAGCTGGGCGCTGCCCCGCCTCGGCGGCCCGGCCAAGGCCGCCCTGGTGGAGATCCAGACCGACGAGTACGGCAACGGCCGGCTGGACCGGATGCACGCCGAGCTGTTCCGGCGCACGCTCGACCGGCTGGGCCTGGACACCGGCTACGGCGCCTACCTCGACGCGGTGCCCGCGGTGACACTGGCGACCAACAACATGATGTCGCTGTTCGGGCTGCACCGACGTCTGCGCGGCGCGCTGCTCGGTCACCTGGCCGCCTACGAGATGACCTCGTCGGTGCCGAACCGCCGGTACGGCAACGGGCTGCGCCGGCTCGGCCTGGACGAGGTGGCCACCCGCTTCTACGACGAGCACGTCGAGGCCGACGCGGTGCACGAGCAAATCGCCGCACACGACCTGTGCGGCGGTCTGGTCCGCGTCGAGCCGGCGCTGGCCGGCGACGTGCTCTTCGGCGCGGCGGCCGCACTCGCCGTGGACCGGCTGTTCGCCGCGCACCTGCTGGACAGCTGGGCCGCCGGCCGCAGCTCACTGCGGGCACCGACCGCGCTGACTCTCTCGCTGCCCGCGACCGCGACCACGATCGCTGCCACCGGACCGCTGGCCGGCGTCGCCTGACCGCGGCGGTCACCCCTCCCGGGTGGTGCCCGCGCGGAAGTTGACCATCTTGTGGGTGCCGTCGCAGAACGGCTTGAGCGCCGACCTGCCGCACCGGCACAGCGCCACCGTGCCCCGGCGCGCGTCGATCCGCTCACCGTCCGGGGTGACCAGGGCGAAGTCGCCGCGGACCAGCAACGGTCCGTCCTGGTACGGAGTGATCGTGGCGGCGGCGGGCTCGCCCGTGTCGTCGGTGCGCATGAGCCCGGAAGTGCCCGCCCTGGCCCCGGCGAAACCCGAGCGCCGTGCCGGGGCGTGGCCCGGCCCGTTCGGGCCCACCCGACCCGCTGCCGCCGCCCACGGCGGATCGTCGTCGAACGCCGGTGATGACCGGGGACCCACGCCGACCAGCGGATTGTGCCGCCGGGTGGGTGATGCCCCGTTTGAACCCCATCGGGACGGGAAGCCGGGCCGCGTGGTGAGCGAACGAGGCAAGGTGGGGCCGGTGCACAAGGTGCACAAGGGGCTCACGGCAGAGGGCGCCGGTCTGGCCGGCGACCGGGTCGTGGCCGTGGGCAGTCCCGCCCGGGTGCTGGTCGCCGCCACCGCCCGGGCACTGCGTGGCCTGGACTGCGCCGACCTCGGGCACGCCGGGCCGGTGTCGCGGTTCCCCGGCGCCCCGGAGCCGGTCCGCCGTGCCGCGGTCAGCCGGGCCGCCGGACGGGTCGCGATCACCATGGCCCAGGTCGACGAGGTGGACGCCGGCCGGGTCGCCCGCTGGTTCGTCGACCAGTACCCCCGCCAGCGCTACCCCGGAGTGCTGATCGGCTCACCGCACGGCGCGGCGGCCCACCTCGCGGTGGCGCTCGGCGTGCCGTGGCTGCCGGCCGGCTTCGACATGTCGGTGCACTGGACCGGCGGCGCGGTGGACCGCCCAGGGGCGGCGCTGCAGCACGGCGAGGCGCTCGCCGCCCGAATGCTCGCCGGAAACCCCGACGTGCATCTCCGCCAGGTGCACTGCCCCGCCAGCCGTGGCCCGCTGACCGGGGTGACCGTGTCGCTGGCCGCCCGCTGGCGGGCGCTGCCGGCGGCCTACACGCAGTTCCTCGCCGACCGGCTGACCGCCGGGGCCCCGGTTCTGCTAGTGCCCGACGCGCGGACCTGGCCGGTGCTGGAGCGCGGCCCGGGGCACAGCTTCCAGGTCGGCTGCCCGGCCAGCGGGCTGGACCCGGTGGACTTCCACCCGGACAGCCACGCGCTGCGGCAGGTGCTGCGCTCCGTCGGCGGAGACGCCGCCCGGTGGGAGGCGCCGGAGATGTCCGTCCCCTCGGGCACCGCCGAGCACGGCATGGACTCGGGCTTCGAGCTGGCCGCGCGGGACTGGGCGGCCCGCCGGGAGCACCCGCTGCACCGGGTGCTGGTGCCCCGGCCGGCCGCGCTGAGCGCGGGAGTGGCCGACCTGTACCGGCACTGGCTGCGCCGCGCCGGCAAGACCGGTAACCGGTTGGTGGTGGAATGTGGCCGCCTGCTCGATCCGTGGCAGGTGGTGCGGGCGGGGATGGTGCCGTACTGGTGCGAGAACGCCACCCGGCGCAGTGTCGACGAGGCCGAGTGGTGGCTGGCCGGCAGCGAGACGTTCAGCTCGGTGGACGTGCTGCCCGAGCCGCCCGGGGTGCGCTCGCCCGCCCTGGCCGGGCTGCCGCAGTGGCTGGCCGTGGCCGGGTTCGGCCGGCGCCGTCGGGCGTTGGACCGGACCGCCGCCCGGGGCTACCCGGTCACCTCGGTACCCACCCGCCGGGCCACCGAGGTGCTCCGCGCCCAGCCGTACGACCTGCCCACGCCGCCCCCGCTGGGGGTCGCCGAGGCGCTCTCCGTGCTCCGGGACAGCGGCGGCCACCAGGGGTTGCTGGTCTCCTGAGGCGAGCACGCCGAAACATCCTCGCGAACCCGGGGTCCCGTGATTGAGTACCTACGGAGCGGGAACATCGCTGACTGCGACGGCCTGATTGCGCTGCGTAGAGGCGTTGTCGCCCGCTGGCATCCCAGTCACTGACCCACTTTTCCGGCCCGGTGCGTGGCTCGACCACGCGCACGACCGGTTTCCCGATCCGGGCGGGGGACCTTCCTGAGGGAGGCGCGGATGTTCGGACAGACGAGCACGACCACACCACCACCCACCGATCGGGGTCTGGAGGACCTCGATGCGGCAGCCCTGGCTTACGCGGCCCGAATCGAAGGGCTGCCGCCGGAGCGGCGGCAGGAGGCACGGGACGACCTGGTCCGCTTCGCGCTGCCGTTCGCCGGCCGCCTGGCCCGCCGGTACCGGGGGCGCGGGGAGCCGCTGGAGGACCTGGAGCAGGTGGCCCGGCTCGGTCTGGTCAACGCCG is part of the Micromonospora cremea genome and encodes:
- a CDS encoding iron-containing redox enzyme family protein, which produces MPEPADRRYGPAPLPQPRGPLSAAVAGALRRPPHDLPPGLGADLDPADPLADEDLQLTLFLCYELHYRGWRGVDEGWEWQPTLLALRARAERPFEAALRRLAAPPPLPPAGVAAGLTDLVAADDGPTLAATLQRRADLAQFREFVAHRSIYHLREADPHSWALPRLGGPAKAALVEIQTDEYGNGRLDRMHAELFRRTLDRLGLDTGYGAYLDAVPAVTLATNNMMSLFGLHRRLRGALLGHLAAYEMTSSVPNRRYGNGLRRLGLDEVATRFYDEHVEADAVHEQIAAHDLCGGLVRVEPALAGDVLFGAAAALAVDRLFAAHLLDSWAAGRSSLRAPTALTLSLPATATTIAATGPLAGVA
- a CDS encoding CDGSH iron-sulfur domain-containing protein — its product is MRTDDTGEPAAATITPYQDGPLLVRGDFALVTPDGERIDARRGTVALCRCGRSALKPFCDGTHKMVNFRAGTTREG